The genomic region CATAAAACGTATAGAACAGTCGATGGAGGACGTATTCGTCTATCTTGTAAAATCACACGCAAGCGACGAGCTTGGCGGCGGCCGCATCTCAGGCATAGGAAGCGCCACAGCCGGCGCGCAGAAAAAAGAGGGGACAAAATGAACTGGGAACGCCTTAGGGCCCTCATCGTAAAAGAATTTATACAGCTTTTCCGCGACAGGATAACTCTTGCCATCGTCATATTCATGCCGCTTGCGCAGCTCCTAATCTTCGGATTTGCCATAAACACCGACATCAAACATCTGAACACGGTCATCTTCGACCAGTCGCGCACGCAGGAGAGCAGGCAAATGATAGACAGCCTCGTCTACAGCAACTACTTCGATGTGACGAAATTTGCAGAGAGCATAAAAGCCGTGGACTACGCGGTGGAATCGGGCGCCGCTAAGGTCGGTATAGTCATCCCTCCAGACTACGCCTCGCAGATACGCGGCGGCAGGCAGACGAGCGTGCAGGTGATAATCGACGCTACGGACAACCTGAGCGCGTCGTCCGCGCTGAACGCCGCGCAGACGATAGGGCTGCTGTCTTCGCAGCAGATACTTGCCAGCAAATTTGCGCGTCTTGGGATGAAGATACCGGGGCAGGCGATAGACATGCGCATAAGGCTCTGGTACAACCCGGACTTTATCACCTCGTGGTACATCGTGCCTGGCATCATGGGGATGCTGCTTACGATAACGCTCATTTCAATGATGTCGATGGCGATAGTGCGCGAAAGCGAACAGGGAACGCTAGAGCAGCTGCTCGTCACGCCGATGAAGATATGGGAGCTGCTGCTGTCGAAGATAATCCCATATATTCTCGTGGGCTACGTGCAGGTCTATATTTCCATCGTAGTTGGGATATTTGTCTTCAACATGCCGTTTTTAGGCAGCATAACGCTCTTTTACGTGCTCACCTTTTTCTATGTCGTGGCGAACCTTTCACTTGGGATAATGATCTCGTGCTTCGCGCAGAACCAGATGCAGGCGCTCCAGATGTCGGTATTCATCATACTGCCCAGCGTGCTGCTTTCGGGCTTTGTCTTCCCGCTTGAGGCTATGCCCGCAGGCTTTCGCTATCTTGGGCAATGTTTGCCTATAACCTACTACATAAGCCTTTCGCGCCAGATAATCCTAAAGGGCGGCGGGATGGAGTTTGTATGGAAAGACACGCTGGCGCTTGTCGTATATATTGCGATAATGTTTACGGCCTCCATACAGCTGTTTAAAAAACGTTTCGTGCCATAAGCCGAAACAACGAAGGATAAATAGACAGAGCATCTTTTAGAGTGATTATTATGGGGGAATCCAGATCATGTCGATGAAAAAATTTATGACGGCTCTTATTCTGCTTGCGGCTTGCGCCTCAGGCGCCTTCGCGCAGGACGACGCGCCGCTTGCCGCGCTTCTTTTGCGCGCCGCCTCCGACAATCCGCAGATAGCGGCCTCAAAGCAGCGCACCG from Cloacibacillus sp. harbors:
- a CDS encoding ABC transporter permease — its product is MNWERLRALIVKEFIQLFRDRITLAIVIFMPLAQLLIFGFAINTDIKHLNTVIFDQSRTQESRQMIDSLVYSNYFDVTKFAESIKAVDYAVESGAAKVGIVIPPDYASQIRGGRQTSVQVIIDATDNLSASSALNAAQTIGLLSSQQILASKFARLGMKIPGQAIDMRIRLWYNPDFITSWYIVPGIMGMLLTITLISMMSMAIVRESEQGTLEQLLVTPMKIWELLLSKIIPYILVGYVQVYISIVVGIFVFNMPFLGSITLFYVLTFFYVVANLSLGIMISCFAQNQMQALQMSVFIILPSVLLSGFVFPLEAMPAGFRYLGQCLPITYYISLSRQIILKGGGMEFVWKDTLALVVYIAIMFTASIQLFKKRFVP